The Aureimonas mangrovi genome includes a region encoding these proteins:
- a CDS encoding DUF1007 family protein: protein MTQRSIAARAATAAAALLGTAAGVAAHPHVFADSRMEIVGTEDGTLRSVRNIWRMDELFSSSVLFDFDKNADGVLDEEELAAVGAVVRESIAEWGFYTFVEIPGREVKMRPPDQIRTLWQDGQLIMFFEMMADETVDLKTTAVTFSVFDDSFFVAFDFIDDTAFELFDLPSTCTKAIDVPDPDAAAADWMASISMLDPNQSVPEDGVEWGSVLSTKARVSCAG, encoded by the coding sequence ATGACACAGAGATCCATCGCTGCGCGCGCGGCCACCGCGGCCGCGGCACTCCTCGGGACGGCGGCGGGCGTCGCCGCCCACCCGCATGTCTTCGCCGACTCGCGCATGGAGATCGTCGGCACCGAGGACGGTACGCTGCGTTCGGTGCGCAACATCTGGCGCATGGATGAGCTCTTCTCGTCCTCCGTCCTCTTCGACTTCGACAAGAATGCCGACGGCGTCCTCGACGAGGAGGAACTTGCGGCCGTCGGCGCGGTGGTGCGCGAATCCATCGCCGAATGGGGTTTCTACACCTTCGTCGAGATACCCGGCCGCGAGGTGAAGATGCGCCCGCCGGACCAGATCCGAACGCTCTGGCAGGACGGCCAGCTCATCATGTTCTTCGAGATGATGGCCGACGAGACGGTGGACCTGAAGACGACAGCCGTCACCTTCTCGGTCTTCGACGACAGTTTCTTCGTCGCCTTCGACTTCATCGATGACACCGCGTTCGAGCTCTTCGACCTGCCGTCCACATGCACCAAGGCCATCGACGTGCCGGACCCCGATGCGGCCGCTGCGGACTGGATGGCCAGCATCTCGATGCTGGATCCCAACCAGTCCGTCCCGGAAGACGGGGTCGAGTGGGGCAGCGTCCTTTCCACGAAGGCGCGCGTTTCATGCGCCGGCTGA
- a CDS encoding L,D-transpeptidase: protein MRITRRVLLQAAAALVAGPAFAAGEPVPDPRETIFLGDYEPGTIVVMTGARQLFLVTAPETALRYEIAVGKPSEQWFGKSWVSKKRVDPTWVPTPSMRKANPRLPASVGPGPSNPLGVRAINLGWGTYRIHGTNSPNSIGSAASAGCFRMRNADVMDLFERVHVGAQVVVLR, encoded by the coding sequence ATGCGTATCACACGACGGGTTCTTCTGCAGGCCGCGGCCGCTCTTGTCGCCGGGCCGGCCTTCGCTGCCGGCGAGCCGGTGCCCGATCCGCGCGAGACGATCTTTCTGGGCGACTACGAGCCAGGCACGATTGTCGTGATGACCGGCGCGCGCCAGCTCTTCCTCGTCACCGCCCCGGAGACGGCGCTGCGCTACGAGATCGCCGTCGGCAAGCCGAGCGAGCAATGGTTCGGGAAGAGCTGGGTGTCGAAGAAGCGCGTCGATCCGACCTGGGTGCCGACGCCCTCCATGCGCAAGGCGAACCCGCGCCTGCCGGCCTCGGTCGGTCCCGGCCCGTCCAACCCCCTCGGCGTACGGGCAATCAACCTCGGCTGGGGGACCTACCGCATCCACGGGACGAACTCGCCGAACTCGATCGGCTCAGCCGCTTCTGCCGGCTGCTTCCGGATGCGCAACGCGGATGTCATGGACCTTTTCGAGCGCGTCCATGTCGGCGCGCAGGTCGTCGTTTTGCGCTGA
- a CDS encoding LysR family transcriptional regulator produces MDTLTRMRAFISVVENGGFSAAARKTGRSKALISKYVRELEDELGALLINRTTRQVALTAAGEVYLARATAILADLQAANDAAREATGEARGAIRVTAARTFGDADLGLSLVEFSLAHPDISLDIHLDDNFVNLVEEGFDVAIRMTRLNDSALIARRLAQLDFAICASPALIEKHGVPSHPNELSSLPVVIDSNARALNNWTFLDPVSGEAITVNVAGRFSANSPVTVRAATLAGLGFSLAPEFIVRDDLASGRLVRVLADYMPRGAGIYAVFPHRRHLPARTRVFVDFLASWFRKNEMSREVEEVPAEA; encoded by the coding sequence ATGGATACTCTCACGCGCATGCGTGCCTTCATTTCGGTCGTCGAGAACGGCGGCTTCTCGGCGGCTGCGCGCAAGACGGGGCGGTCCAAGGCGCTGATCTCGAAATACGTCCGCGAGCTGGAGGACGAGCTCGGCGCGCTTCTCATCAACCGCACGACGCGGCAGGTGGCGCTGACGGCGGCTGGCGAGGTTTATCTCGCCCGTGCGACGGCGATCCTCGCCGACCTTCAGGCAGCCAACGACGCGGCGCGCGAGGCGACCGGCGAGGCGCGAGGCGCGATCCGCGTGACAGCTGCACGCACCTTCGGAGACGCCGATCTCGGTCTCTCGCTGGTCGAGTTCTCGCTCGCCCATCCCGATATCTCTCTCGACATCCATCTGGACGACAACTTCGTCAATCTGGTGGAGGAGGGGTTCGATGTTGCGATCCGCATGACGCGGCTGAATGACTCTGCGCTGATCGCCCGGCGCCTTGCGCAGCTCGACTTCGCCATCTGTGCAAGTCCGGCCCTCATCGAGAAACACGGGGTCCCTAGCCATCCGAACGAACTCTCGAGCCTGCCGGTCGTGATCGATTCCAACGCGCGGGCGCTCAACAACTGGACCTTCCTCGATCCGGTGTCGGGCGAGGCGATTACGGTCAATGTCGCGGGGCGCTTCAGCGCGAATTCGCCCGTCACGGTGCGCGCCGCGACGCTCGCGGGCCTCGGCTTCTCGCTCGCGCCGGAGTTCATCGTCCGAGACGATCTCGCCTCCGGGCGGCTCGTGCGCGTCCTTGCCGACTACATGCCGCGCGGGGCCGGAATCTACGCCGTCTTCCCGCACCGCCGTCATCTGCCGGCGCGCACGCGCGTCTTCGTTGACTTCTTGGCAAGCTGGTTCCGCAAGAATGAGATGTCGCGCGAGGTGGAGGAAGTCCCCGCCGAGGCGTGA
- a CDS encoding nickel/cobalt transporter — translation MRRLSGTILLAGLCLAAAPALAQSSLGIGNAEVAVQPGSGALFTWIATQQQSFFAGLRAALVGIRNGSSGLWWLVGLSFVYGVFHAAGPGHGKAVISSYMLANEVQLRRGIALSVVSAFVQALTALLLVGAGWYLLRGTSVSMTQAGFALELVSYALVAGFGVWLLFAKARALLRRRAERAPAFSSAGLAFEGAGRFSGQNRAGPLMRPASGGFAASVCVDPSGDDCDCGRSHIADPAMLGGERLGLRSATSAVIAVGLRPCSGAIVVLTFSLVNGLYLAGVLSVFAMAAGTAITVSALAALAVFSKGAALRFGSGRARLVQDVIEVAGASLLMLLGLALLIGSLRL, via the coding sequence ATGCGCCGGCTGAGCGGCACGATCCTTCTTGCCGGGCTCTGCCTTGCCGCCGCGCCGGCATTGGCCCAGTCCTCGCTCGGCATCGGCAACGCGGAGGTCGCCGTTCAGCCGGGCTCCGGCGCGCTCTTCACCTGGATCGCAACTCAGCAGCAGAGCTTCTTCGCCGGCCTGCGGGCGGCGCTCGTCGGTATCCGCAACGGCTCCTCGGGCTTGTGGTGGCTCGTCGGTCTGTCCTTCGTCTACGGCGTGTTCCATGCAGCCGGCCCCGGTCACGGCAAGGCGGTGATCTCGTCCTACATGCTGGCGAACGAGGTGCAGTTGAGGCGCGGCATCGCACTGTCTGTCGTTTCTGCCTTCGTTCAGGCCCTGACGGCGCTGCTGCTGGTCGGCGCGGGCTGGTATCTCCTGCGCGGCACGTCCGTCTCGATGACGCAGGCGGGCTTCGCGCTCGAACTTGTCTCCTACGCGCTGGTTGCCGGCTTCGGGGTCTGGCTGCTCTTCGCGAAGGCCCGCGCGCTTTTGCGCCGCCGGGCCGAGCGCGCGCCCGCCTTTTCCTCGGCGGGCCTCGCCTTCGAGGGCGCGGGACGCTTTTCCGGCCAGAATCGCGCCGGACCGCTCATGCGCCCGGCATCCGGTGGCTTCGCCGCTTCGGTCTGTGTCGATCCGAGCGGCGATGACTGCGACTGCGGGCGCTCGCACATCGCCGATCCCGCAATGCTCGGAGGCGAGCGCCTCGGCCTTCGCTCCGCTACCTCGGCCGTCATCGCGGTGGGGCTGCGGCCGTGTTCGGGCGCGATCGTCGTCCTGACCTTTTCGCTGGTCAACGGGCTCTATCTCGCGGGCGTCCTGTCGGTCTTCGCGATGGCGGCCGGCACGGCGATCACGGTCTCCGCGCTCGCCGCTTTGGCCGTCTTCTCGAAAGGCGCGGCCCTGCGCTTCGGCAGCGGTCGGGCGCGGCTTGTGCAGGACGTCATCGAGGTCGCGGGCGCGAGCCTACTGATGCTGCTCGGCCTCGCACTCCTGATCGGCAGCCTGCGGCTCT
- a CDS encoding SLC13 family permease has protein sequence MADKIVSDDRFPMKPIPLLIGAAIFLVLLFLPAPAGLDPAAWSVVAVAALMIVWWITEAIPVPATALVPIALFPTLGATTAGAATAPYGDPIIFLFLGGFVLALAMERWSLHRRIALNIVSRTGSQQHRIVGGFMIATAFVSMWVSNTATAVMMLPVAVSVAGLMEGRESSARFSLALMLAIAYAASIGGVATLIGTPPNALLAGALNQSYGYDLGFARWMIIGVPVALVMLFGAWLFLTRFSIRLDRGEVENAAELFERELTALGRWSPAEIRVGIVFLVTALAWTFRTVLDDFIPGLNDTSIAILAALALFLIPSGDAKGGALIDWDGAKRLPWGVLILFGGGLSLAAAVTSTGLDVWIGDQLGVIAGPLPLIGIVVVVTVVVLILTEFTSNTATAAAFIPLLAALAVSLGENPLLLTVPAALAASMAFMLPVATPPNALVFASGYVTIPQMARQGLWLNLLAMVVISTLAYGLMLTFFGVTLGELPDWVPARAVTPS, from the coding sequence ATGGCAGACAAGATCGTCTCTGACGACCGCTTTCCGATGAAGCCGATCCCGCTTCTCATCGGTGCCGCGATCTTTCTGGTCCTTCTGTTCCTGCCGGCGCCTGCCGGTCTCGATCCGGCCGCCTGGTCAGTCGTCGCCGTCGCGGCCTTGATGATCGTGTGGTGGATTACCGAGGCGATCCCGGTGCCGGCGACGGCGCTGGTGCCCATCGCCCTCTTCCCCACGCTCGGTGCAACGACGGCGGGCGCGGCGACCGCGCCTTACGGCGATCCGATCATCTTCCTGTTCCTGGGCGGCTTCGTGCTGGCACTGGCGATGGAGCGCTGGAGCCTGCACCGGCGCATCGCGCTCAACATCGTCTCGCGCACCGGCTCGCAGCAGCACCGGATCGTCGGTGGCTTCATGATCGCCACCGCCTTCGTCTCGATGTGGGTCTCCAACACGGCGACGGCGGTGATGATGCTGCCTGTCGCCGTCTCGGTCGCAGGGCTGATGGAAGGGCGCGAAAGCTCGGCGCGCTTCTCTCTCGCGCTGATGCTCGCCATCGCCTACGCCGCCTCCATCGGCGGCGTCGCGACGCTCATCGGCACGCCGCCCAACGCCCTTCTGGCCGGCGCGCTGAACCAGTCCTACGGCTACGACCTCGGCTTCGCGCGCTGGATGATCATCGGCGTGCCGGTGGCCCTCGTCATGCTCTTCGGCGCCTGGCTCTTCCTCACGCGCTTCTCGATCCGCCTCGACCGCGGCGAGGTCGAGAACGCAGCCGAACTCTTCGAGCGCGAGCTGACCGCGCTCGGCCGGTGGTCGCCGGCCGAAATCCGCGTCGGGATCGTCTTCCTCGTCACTGCGCTCGCCTGGACCTTCCGCACGGTGCTCGACGATTTCATCCCGGGCCTCAACGACACCTCGATCGCGATCCTCGCGGCACTTGCCCTCTTCCTCATCCCCTCGGGCGATGCGAAGGGCGGCGCGCTGATCGACTGGGACGGCGCCAAGCGCCTGCCGTGGGGCGTGCTGATCCTGTTTGGCGGCGGCCTGTCGCTGGCGGCAGCCGTCACCTCGACGGGGCTCGACGTCTGGATCGGCGACCAGCTCGGCGTGATCGCCGGCCCGCTGCCGCTGATCGGCATCGTCGTGGTCGTCACGGTGGTCGTCCTGATCCTCACCGAGTTCACCTCGAACACTGCGACGGCGGCGGCCTTCATCCCTCTGCTCGCGGCGCTCGCCGTCAGCCTCGGGGAGAACCCGCTGCTCCTGACCGTGCCGGCCGCGTTGGCTGCCTCAATGGCCTTCATGCTGCCGGTGGCGACGCCCCCGAACGCGCTGGTCTTTGCGTCAGGCTACGTCACCATCCCGCAGATGGCACGCCAGGGCCTGTGGCTGAACCTCCTGGCCATGGTCGTGATCTCCACGCTCGCCTACGGCCTGATGCTGACATTCTTCGGCGTCACGCTCGGCGAGTTGCCGGACTGGGTGCCGGCCCGGGCCGTCACGCCGTCCTGA